The segment CTCGTGGGCGGTCTGCGGACCCTCGCCCGGGGCGAGCACGCACCCCACCTCATCCTGGACGCCTTCCTCCTCCGCTCGCTCGCCGTGAACGGCTACGCGCCCAGCTTCGACGACTGTGCCAAATGTGGACTTCACGGCCCCAACCGGTTCTTTTCGGTCGCGGCAGGTGGCGTCATATGCGGCGACTGCCGGCCGGCCGGAAGCGTCGTACCCTCTGCGGAGGCCATCGGCCTGCTCAGCGCGCTGCTCACCGGCGACTGGGCGACGGCGGACGCGTGTGAGCCGCGTCACGTCAGGGAGGGCAGCGGACTCGTGTCCGCCTATCTGCACTGGCACCTGGAGCGCGGCCTGCGCTCGCTGCGGTACGTAGAGAAAAGCTAGGTAGGAGAGACCACGTCATGGCCATCGCACGACTGCTCGGTCGCCAGCGCCGGGAGTACAGCACCCCCGAGCCGCACCCCTCCGGTGCCCGGCCGCCGAAGCTCCAGTCCGAGCTGGTCCCCGAGCACGTCGCGATCGTCATGGACGGCAACGGCCGCTGGGCCAAGGAGCGCGGCCTGCCCCGCACCGAGGGCCACAAGGTCGGCGCCGAGCAGGTGCTCGACGTGCTCCAGGGCGCGATCGAGATGGGCGTGGGCTCGATCTCGCTGTACGCCTTCTCCACCGAGAACTGGAAGCGCTCGCCCGAGGAGGTGCGCTTCCTGATGAACTTCAACCGCGACTTCATCCGCAAGTCCCGCGACCAGCTCGACTCGCTCGGCGTGCGGGTGCGCTGGGTCGGCCGGATGCCCAAGCTGTGGAAGTCGGTGGCCAAGGAGCTCCAGATCGCGCAGGAGCAGACCAAGGACAACACCAAGCTCACGCTGTACTTCTGCATGAACTACGGCGGCCGCGCGGAGCTCACGGACGCGGCGCAGGCGATGGGCGAGGACGTGAAGGCGGGCCGCCTCGACCCGGCGAAGATCACCGAGAAGACCATCCAGAAGTACCTCTACTACCCGGACATGCCGGACGTGGACCTGTTCCTGCGGCCCAGCGGCGAGCAGCGCACCTCCAACTACCTGATCTGGCAGAGCGCGTACGCCGAGATGGTCTTCCAGGACGTGCTGTGGCCCGACTTCGACCGCCGCGACCTGTGGCGGGCCTGTGTCGAGTACGCCCAGCGCGACCGCCGCTTCGGCGGCGTCGACCCGGCCGACATGGCCGTCCTCGAAAAGGGCTGAGCCGAAGCCGACGACGAGGCGCCCACCGTCCTCGGACGGTGGGCGCCTCGTCATGTGATCAGGAGCAGGTGCCGGCGAAGGTCTTCCGGGTCACCACGTCCGTCGAGGCGGCCGTCGTGTCCAGCCAGGCCGCGCGCTGCCCGTCACCGAGCGCCGGGGCCAGCTGCATGCCCGAGGAGCAGGAGATCCGCTGGAATTCCGGGGTGCCGTCGACGACGTCCGCGAGCGGAGCCGCGTACACCTTGCCGATCTTCCCGGTCCAGCCGCCCAGCGCGCCCGAGGCGTCGTACGTCGAGTAGGCGAAGTACTCGTCGCTGACGGAGAACTGGCCGCCGTAGGTCGTGCCCGGCTTCTTCAGCGACGCGCGCTTCGTGAGGTCGGAGAGCGGCGCCGAGTAGAACGAGTCGAGGCGGAAGAGGAAGGCCGTGGTCTCGCGCCAGAAGACCCGGTCCTTCGACAGCTGCACGTCGGTGATCTCGCCGAGCGCGAAGCTCGTCATCTTCTGCCGCTTGGTCTCGCCGGTGGCGATGTCGTACACGTTGACGAACTTGCCGCGCTCGTCGCGCCAGGCGACCGTGCCGTGCTTCATCGTCAGGTTGGTGGCGTCCGAACCGACCGCCGGGGTCAGGTTCACCGTCGTGCCGTCACGGTCCAGGAGCATGACGTCCGACTCGGCGCCCTCGCGGCTGATGTAGGCGAGGCGGCCGTCGGCGGTCGCGGGCTCCAGCTCGTCCGCGGGGCCGTCGACCAGCTTCCGGATCTTGCCGTGGCCCTTGTCCTTCGCCGTCCAGACACCGACCGAGTCGGCGGTGATCCGGGTGAAGACGATCCGGTCGTCGTCGACCGACGGGTCGAGGAGGTAGGCGTCCTTCTCGGCCAGTTCGTGGTCCGACGTCCCGTGCTCCTTCGAGAAGCGGCCGACGGTGATGCCGAAGGCCGCGCTGTTCGCGCCCCAGGCCTCCGCCGAGCCGTGGCCGATCGCGTACACGTCGCCGCTGATCTGCGCGGCCTGCTCGTCGACGCCGCTGTACACCTCGTACGCGGGCAGGACGTCGGCGGCGACCGTCCGGCCGTCGTGGGTGCCGCCGCGCTTCTCCCAGCCCTCCCGGATGCCGTGGGCCTCGAAGGCGGCGTCGATCACGGCCAGGTCGGCCTTGGAGACCTTGAGGGACTTCGCGGCCAGTGTGACCGCGTTCCGCATGTCGCTGAAACCGGAGAGCGGGGTGAGGTAGTTCTGCGCGGCCCGGTAGACGATCCGGTCGGCGAGCTTCGTGTCCATGCTCTTGCGCATGTCCCACATCGCGCCGGACACGACGGTGGAGTTGAGGTGCACCCCGCCGTTGTCGATGTCGAGCGAGGCCGGGAGGTAGTCCTCGCCCGCGACCCGGCCGTCGTTCATGTCGCGCAGGGCGCACTCGGCGAGCGGCTTGGTGCCGTTGCAGAGGTACTCGCCGATCAGGCCCGAGGTCGGGTCGGTCATGGCGACGCCCTTGTCGGCGGTCTCCATGGCGTTGCCGAAGTAGTCCGAGATCGCCTCGTTGAGCGCGCCGGACTGATTGAGGTAGACCAGCCCCGCGCTGTGCTCGGTGACGCCGTGCGCCATCTCGTGGCCGACGACGTCGAGCCCGACCGACAGCGGTACGCCGTTCATGTGGCCGTACACCATCTTGGTGCCGTCCCAGAAGGCGTTCGCGTAGTCCTTGCCGCTCCTGGCGACGTTGACGACGGAGTGGATCGTGCCGCCCTTGCCGTCGACACCGTCCCGGCCGAGCTGGTCCTTGAGGTACTCGTAGACCTTGCTCGCGTTGACGTGGGCGTCGACCGCACCCGAGCTCGTCGCCGTACCGGCGAAACGGTTCGTCGGGGAGGAGACGATCGTGGTGCCCTCCCTCACCGGGCCGTTGGCGACGTCCAGATAGCTCTGGCGGTTCGCGTCGTACGTGATGACCTGGCCGCCGGTCACCGGGAACATCGCCCGCGCCGAGTCGACCAGGGTGTACGAGCCGTCCGTCTCCTTGTTGACGTCGAGCGGGGTCTCCGTGCCGTCGACGCGGACGCCCGTGCCCTTCTCGGGGGCGGCCGTCGCGGCGTCGATGTTGTTGTACGAGAGGGCGATGCCGCCGGCGTGGGCGTCGACGAAGACCTCCTGGCGCAGCGGCTCACCGGCCGCCGTCGCACCGGTCACCGTGAAGTGCCAGGCAAGACGGCCGCCGTCGGCGCCCGGCAGGACGGTCAGGCCGTGGCGCTCGGTCGCCGTGCCCTCGGCGGCCGCGAGGCGGGTGTCGAGGGTGAGCATCCGCCGCTCGGCGGTGGCCTCGGTGACCTTCGGGGTGGTGGAGACGGTCAGCTCCGGGTAGAGCGTGCCGGTCGCCGAGGTCACGTGCTGACCTCCGTCGGCCGCCTCCGTCTGCACTGCGTACTCGGCGCCGAAGACCGGCACGCCGTTCCGCTTCTGCCGGAAACGGACCGAGGCCTGACCGCCGTCGGCGCTCGTCCTGACCGTCGCGAGGTCGGTCTCCGGCACGCGGTACGTGTCCTGGTGGGCCTTCAGATGGGCGCGGGCCGCCTCGGCCGGGGTGCCCCGGCGGGTGGTGGCGCCGTCGAGGCCCTGGGTCATGCGGGGCGCGACCACCGCCTCCGGCGCCTCCTGTGTGGCGGCCGGGGTGGGCTCGTTCACCTCCTCGGCCTGCGCCGGAGCGGTCAGCAGCACCGAACCGGTGGCCGCCATGACCACACCGGTCGCGAGCATCCGGCGTATCCGTCGGGTTCTCTGAGTCCTCACGAAGCCCTCCCCATCACACACGTTCGCGAGGGCCGGAAGGACCCTCGCGACTGATGGGGTCGATGGTTCGGTAGGTGAGGTTCCGCTTACAAGGGGTGAGACACGGCGCAAAACCGCCCAGGCGTAAAGCCGCCTCGCTCCGCCGTCACGGTGCCGGCAGCCAGCCCGACTCCGAGGCGTGCCAGCCGAGTTGGAACCGGGTCGCCGCCCCCACCGACTCCATCAGCTCGTGCAGCCGCCGCTGCACCGTCCGGTGCCCGATCCCCAACTGCCGGGCGATCGCCGCGTCCGTGAGCCCCACATGCAGCAGCGCCACGATCTGCCGGTCCACCGGATCGAGCGGCCCCGGCCCCTCGGACTCCGACCCCCGGACGGCCGGACTCAACTCCCGGCCGAGCGCGAAGTACTGCTCGAACAGCGAGATCAGGGCCGTGAGCAGACCGCTGCGGTGCACCACGAGGGCCACCGGCTCCTCGACCGTCTCGTCCCGCGCCGGATCCAGCGGCAGCAGGGCCACGTCCTCGTCGACCAGCACCAGCTTGATCGGCAGCGACTCCGTCACCGCGATCCGCTGACCCTCCGACGCCAGGGCGGTGAGCCACCGGGCCGCCCGGGGCTCCTCCAGCCACGCGCGCGCCACCACCGCCCGCACGACCACGCCCCGGCGCATCGCGTCGCGCTCGACCGCGTCGAGGTTGTCCTCGAAGCTGATCGCGACCGTCCTGCCCATCGCCGGCACCAGCGACCGCAGCTCGTGCCGCGCCTTCCGCTGCATCTCCACCAGCCGCCGCCGGATCGCCGCCGCCCCCGTCAGAACCTCCACCGGGACGCCGCCGGTCAGGGACGACGCCGCCGCCCGGTGCCGCTCGGCCAGCTCGGAGACGAAATGCTCGACCCGGTGCAGCGCGGACCGGCGCGACTCCAGGAGCGGGCCGAGCGCGAGGACGGGCGACGCGGCCCGGTACCGTACGCCGTCCCCGTCCCGCTCGGCACTCGCGAGCCCCCGGTCGACCAGCCCCTGGAGTGCGCGGACGACCGCCCCGGGGTCCGTGCCGGGCTCCGTGACCGACGCCGGGACGCTGTCCGGCCGGTCGACGAGCAGCCGGTAGACGGCGTCCTGCTCGGCGTCGAGACCCAGGAGCGAGAGCAGCGAGGAATCGGGGGCCGCAGGCAGGTCCTTCGGCGTGCTCTCCATGCGCTTCCCCTCCCGCGGCCGACGACGGGGGTCAGGCTAAGGGGGATGATCGAAAACCGGTACGGTGCCCGGCTGTTCGTACCGCTACGCTCTCCGCCGTGAACGAAGCGACGGACAACGGCACCCGGGACGGGCTCGAACTCGTCTACCCCCCGGTCTTCACGGACGTGAGCGAGGCGGTACGGGTCCGTCTGCGGGCCACCCGATGGTGGCGGGTCCTGCGGTGGACGGCCCGCGGCGCCTGTGTGCTCGCCCTCGCCGTCGCGGCCCTGGAGCTGCTGGTCGTGCGCGACCCGGATCCGGGGACGGCGGTGGTGATGACCCTGCTCGGCCTCCTGGCCGTGTCCGCCGCGGAGGTGCTGCCCTGGGCGACCGCCCGCAGCCTCTTCCTGATGATCCGGTCGCAGGGCGAGGCGAGGGCCCTCGTGGACGCGGACGGCGGACGGTGGATCACCCGGGACACCGACGTCGTGATCCGCTGGGCCATGCTGCCCCAGTACGTCGAGACCCCCCGGCTCTTCGTCCTGCTCACCGCGCGGCGGACCGGCACCGGCTTCGCGTACCTGCCCAAGAGCGGGTTCGCCGACCCGGCCGACGCCGACCGGCTGCGGGCGGTCCTCGACCGGCACATCACCAGGAGATGACCGAACGAGGCGGCCCGTACCGGAGATCCGGTACGGGCCGCCTCGTTCGTCGCCTGTCAGGTCACTTGCCGGCGCAGTCCGCGCACGTGCCGAAGATCTCCACCGTGTGCGCCACGTTCACGAAGCCGTGCTCCGAGGCGATCGTCTCGGCCCACTGCTCCACCATCGGGCCCTCCACCTCCACGGCCTTGCCGCAGAGACGGCACACCAGGTGGTGGTGGTGGTCGCCGGTCGAGCAGCGGCGGTACACCGTCTCGCCCTCGCTGGTGCGCAGCGCGTCGACCTCGCCCGCGTCCGCGAGGGACTGCAGCGTGCGGTAGACGGTGGTGAGGCCGACCGAGTCGCCGCGGTGCTTGAGCATGTCGTGCAGCTCCTGGGCGCTGCGGAACTCGTCCACCTCGTTCAGTGCCGCGGAGACGGCGGCACGCTGCTTGGTCGAGCGGCCTCGTACGGGGGGTCCTGCCGTCACCACGGGGGCCTCCTTGAATGCTTGTCTGCCCCCGCCATTCTGCCAGCCCCCCACGCACCTGAGTCCGGGCCGGATCAGACCTTCACGTCGTCCGAGGGCCGCCGGGTGGCCGGAACCGGTGCGTCACAGCTCTCCGCGCCCGCCTCGGCCGCCCGCGCCCGCCGTTTGGCGAGCGGTGTGGCGAGCAGGGTGAGCAGGACGAACACCCCGATCGCGTACAGAACGATCGTCGCGCCGGGCGGCACGTCCTGGTAGTACGAGGTGACCGTGCCCGCCAGGGTGACGGTGATGCCCGTCACCACCGCGAGGACGAAGGTCGCGCGGAAGGACTTCGACAGCTGCTGGGCCGCCGCGACCGGCACCACCATGAGCGCGCTGACCAGGAGCAGGCCGACGACCCGCATGGCGACCGTGACGGTCACCGCGGCCGTCACCGCGATCAGCAGGTTCAGGGCCCGCACAGGGAGGCCGGTGACGCGGGCGAACTCCTCGTCCTGACTGACCGCGAAGAGCTGCCGGCGCAGACCGACCGTGACCAGGACCACGAAGGCGGCCAGGATCGCGATGGCGGTGATGTCCTCGGTGGAGACCGTGGAGAGCGAGCCGAAGAGGTACGAGCTGAGGTTGGCGTTGGAACCGGTCGGCGAGAGGTTGATCAGCAGGACGCCGCCGGCCATGCCGCCGTAGAAGAGCAGCGCGAGCGCGAGGTCGCCGCGGGTCTTCCCGTACGCCCGGATCAGCTCCATGGCGACCGAGCCGACGACGGCGACGGCGGTCGCCATCCAGACCGGGCTGGAGTTCAGGAGGAAGCCGAGGCCGACACCGGTCATGGCGACATGGCCGATGCCGTCGCCCATCAGCGCCTGTCGGCGCTGGACCAGGTAGATGCCCACGGCGGGCGCGGTGATGCCGACGAGCACGGCCGCGAGGAGCGCGCGCTGCATGAAGGCGAGCTGGAGGATTTCCATGATCAGGTCAGCTTCCTCAGGTCAGCAGACCCGTACGGAGCGGCTCCCCGGCCGCGTGCGGATGGACGTGGTCGTGGCCCGGCAGCGCGTGCTGGCCGAGCGCCTCGGGCGGCGGGCCGTCATGGACGACACAGCCGTCGCGGAGCACGACCGCGCGGTCGATCAGGGGCTCCAGCGGGCCCAGCTCGTGCAGGACGAGGAGGACGGAGGTGCCGCCGGCGACCTGCTCGCGCAGGGTCGAGGCGAGGATCTCCTGGCTGGCCAGGTCGACGCCGGCCATCGGCTCGTCCATGATCAGGAGCTCGGGCTCGGAGGCGAGCGCGCGGGCGATCAGGACCCGCTGGTGCTGGCCGCCGGAGAGGGCGGAGACGGAGTCCTTGGCGCGGTCGGCGAGGCCGACGAGACCGATGGCCCGCTCGACGGCGGCCTTGTCGTCCTTGGTCAGCCAGCCGAACCTGCGGCGGGAGAGCCGGCCGGAGGCGACGACCTCGCGGATGGTGGCGGGGACGCCGCTCGCCGCGGTGGTGCGCTGGGGCACGTAACCGACCCGGGCCCAGTCGCGGAACCGCTTCCGCTCCGTGCCGAACAGCTCGATCGTGCCGCCGGTCAGCGGCACCTGGCCGATGACGGAGCGGACCGCGGTGGACTTGCCGGAGCCGTTGGCGCCCAGCAGCGCGACGACCTCACCGCGCCGGACGGTGAGGTCGACGCCCCGGAGGACGGGCCGGGCGCCGAGGGCCGCCGAGGCTCCGCGGACGGAGATGACGGGTTCCGCTTCGGGGGCTGCCATGGCTCGTACCTCCTGCTGTGCTGTGATCACTTGGCGCCGAGAGCCTTCTGCAGCGCGGCGAGGTTGGACCGCATGACCTCGATGTAGTCATCGCCCTTGGAGGTCTCCGTGATTCCCTCCAGCGGGTCGAGCACGTCGGTCTTGAGGCCGGCGTCGCCCGCGAGGGTCTTGGCGGTCTTGTCGCTCGCGAGGGTCTCGAAGAAGACGGTGGTGACCTTGTCCTTCTTCGCGATGTCCTGGAGTTCCTTGATCCGGGCGGGGCTCGGCTCGGACTCGGGGTCGATGCCGGAGATGCCCTCCTGGTCCAGCCCGTACCGCTCGGCGAGGTAGCCGAAGGCGGAGTGGGTGGTGATGAAGGTCTTCGTCGCGGTGTTCTTCAGACCGGTCGCGAAGTCGGTGTCGAGGTCGCCGAGCTTCTTGACCAGCGCGTCGGTGTTCTTCCTGTAGTCGGCGGCGTTCGCCGGGTCGGCTTTCTCCAGTGCGGTGCCGACACCCTTGGCGACCTCGGCGTACTTCACGGGGTCGAGCCAGATGTGCGGGTCGGCGCCGGCCTCGGAGCCGTGGTCGTGACCGGCTTCCTCTTCCGCGTGCTCGCCTTCGGCGTGGTCGTGGCCCGCGTGGCCGACCTCGGTGCCGTGGGCCTCGAGCTTGGTGAGGGTGGCGGCGTCGACGGTGTTCTCGACGCCGGCCTGGGCGATCGCGTCGTCGACGGCGGGCTGGACGCCCTTGAGGTAGAGGACGACGTCGGCCTCGCCGAGCTCGCCGATCTGCCTCGGCTTGAGCTCCAGGTCGTGGGGTTCGACGCCGGGCTTGGTGAGCGTCTCGACGGCGACGTGGCCGCCGCCTATCTGCTCGGCCAGGTACTGCATGGGGTAGAACGACGCCACCACGTCCAGCTTGCCGTCGCTGCCCTTGTCGGCCGCGTCGGAGGTGCCGCCGCAGGCGGAGAGGGTCACGAGCCCGAGCGCGACGGCTCCGGCGACGGCGGTGGTGGGTATCAGGCGGCGTACGTTCATGACACTCATTTTCAACAAAACTGGAAACGATTGTCAATTGTCGTACGTGTGGCTCCGCCCACGAGCCCCCTCGGAGGATCCGCGTACCGAACCGATTTGATACGGGGGGTGCGGGCGCCGGTAACCTGAGGCATTCGCACTTCGTCGTCGTAATGAAGAGAGCACCGTGGCCGCCGACAAGATCGACACCATCGTCAGCCTGAGCAAGCGCCGTGGCTTCGTCTACCCGTGCAGTGAGATCTACGGCGGCCAGAAGGCCGCCTGGGACTACGGACCGCTGGGTGTCGAACTCAAGGAGAACCTGAAGCGCCAGTGGTGGCGTTACATGGTCACCTCGCGCGAGGACGTCGTCGGCATCGACTCGTCGGTCATCCTGGCCACCGAGGTCTGGGAGGCCTCCGGCCACGTCGCCACCTTCACCGACCCGCTCACCGAGTGCACCTCCTGCCACAAGCGCTACCGCGCGGACCACCTGGAGGAGGCGTACGAGGAGAAGCACGGCCGTCTCCCCGAGAACGGCTTCGCCGACCTCAACTGCCCCAACTGTGGCAACAAGGGCACCTTCACCGAGCCCAAGCAGTTCTCCGGCCTCCTCTCCACCCACCTCGGCCCGACCCAGGACACCGGCTCCGTCGCGTACCTGCGTCCCGAGACCGCGCAGGGCATCTTCACCAACTTCGGTCAGGTGCAGCAGACCTCGCGCAAGAAGCCCCCGTTCGGCATCGGCCAGATGGGCAAGTCCTTCCGGAACGAGATCACTCCGGGCAACTTCATCTTCCGCACTCGCGAGTTCGAGCAGATGGAGATGGAGTTCTTCGTCAAGCCGGGCGAGGACGAGCAGTGGCAGGAGTACTGGATGGAGCAGCGCTGGAACTGGTACACGGGCCTGGGTCTCCGTGAGGAGAACATGCGCTGGTTCGAGCACCCGCAGGAGAAGCTCTCCCACTACTCCAAGCGCACCGCCGACATCGAGTACCGCTTCCAGTTCGGCGGCAGCGAGTGGGGCGAGCTGGAGGGCGTCGCCAACCGCACCGACTACGACCTGAACGCCCACTCCAAGGCCTCCGGCGCCAACCTGACCTACCTGGACCAGGAGACCGGCGAGCGCTACACGCCGTACGTCATCGAGCCCGCCGCCGGTGTCGGCCGCGCGATGCTGGCCTTCCTCCTCGACGCGTACAACGAGGACGAGGCCCCCAACGCCAAGGGCGTCATGGAGAAGCGCGTCGTCCTGCGTCTCGACCCGCGCCTGGCGCCGGTCAAGGTCGCCGTCCTGCCGCTCTCCCGCAACCCGCAGCTCTCGCCGAAGGCCAAGGGCCTTGCGGCCGACCTGCGCCAGAACTGGAACATCGAGTTCGACGACGCCGGCGCCATCGGCCGCCGCTACCGTCGCCAGGACGAGATCGGCACCCCGTTCTGCGTGACCGTCGACTTCGACACCCTCGACGACAACGCGGTGACCGTGCGCGAGCGCGACACCATGAAGCAGGAGCGCGTCTCCCTCGACCAGATCCAGAGCTACCTGGGCAGCCGCCTGCTCGGCTGCTGAGTCTGTTCGTACGCACGGGAAAGCCCCCGGTTCCGACTCGGAACCGGGGGCTTTCCCCTGCCGTCAGGCGGCCGCCGCCGCCGCCGCCGCCGCCGCGGCCTCGGCCTGGCGCCGCGCGCCCTCGGCCGCGCGACGCTTGCCGAACCAGGCCGTCCACACGCCCAGGGCGCCGAGCACCCCGTAGATCATGACCGGGCTCAGGGTGACCATAGTCTTCGTCGGCAGCGCGTAGGCGAGGGCGACGCGAACGGCCGCCTCGACCACGTACGCCACGCCCCACACCAGCGTCATCGTGCGCATGGTGGAGCGGAAGCCCTCGTACTGCCACATGCCGTTCCACCAGGCGGTGCTCGCCGGGGTGCCGTCGGTGGCGAACTTGCGGCCGAAGTAGAACATCAGCGGCCGCGGCGCCAGCAGGGTGGCCAGGCAGAGCAGCCCGAACAGGCCCGTCATGCCCGAGTCCTTGATCAGCAACGCGCGGCCGGTGTGCGCGCCGATCAGGGAGACGAGGGCCGTGATCACCAGGAACACCAGGGTCACGACGGCGAACTCGTCGATCTTGCGCCGCCAGGCGACCATGATCGCGCTGTCCAGGACCGGCCAGGCGCTGCCGGCGAGCAGGGCGGCGAACTCGGACCAACCGTGGTCCTCGGTCAGGGTGTTGTACGTGAGGATCGGCGCGACGACGTTGAGCCCGATGGTCAGGACCCAGCCGATCGCCGAGGCGGCCCCGGAGCGGGCCGGCGGCCCGGGTCGTTCGTCGGTCGCTGTGGCCGGTACGGCCGGTGGCCCCTCGTGCGCGGACATGGTTCCCCCTGGGAGCGTCTTCTGGTGCGGTCTGAAGGACGCTAGTCAGGATCCGGACAGGGAACGGAAAAGTCCGAGCCAAATGATCTTCAAAAGGGTGCGGGTCAGGCTCGCAGCGCGCGCTGGGTCAGGGAGATGACCGCCGCGAACGCGTCCTCGATGTCCGTGGTCGACCAGTCGGCGGCGTGCGCGGGGTCGTGGAAACGGTCGGTGGCGTCGAAGACCGCCCGCGCCGTCGTCGCGTAGTCCCGCTCCGGTGCGGCGAACACCCCCTCGCGGTGGCCGTCCTCCACGATGCGGGCGATCTGCTCCACCAGGTGCTCCTCGTGCCGGTGGACCACCGCGCTGTTCTCGCCGATCAGCACCTGGAAGGTGGCCATCAGCTCCGGGTCGCCGCCCGCCTTGCGGCGCTTCAGGGTGAAGAGCTCGGTCAGCCAGCCCGTCAGCCGCTCGTCGGCGGACCCCGACGCCTCGGTGTACGGCCGGAGCGCGACGATCGTCCGTTCGAGCCACCGCTCGGTCACCGCCTCGCGCAGTGCCGCCTTGGTGCGGAAGTGGCGGTAGACGCTGCCGTGACTCACGCCGAGAACCCGGGCCACGTCCACGACGGTCGCCTTCGCCGGCCCGTAGCGCCGCAGCACCTCCTCGGTGGCTTCGAGGATGCGCTCTGCGGTCAGGGTCTCGGTGGCGGCCATGGAATGACAGTACCCGTCAGTCGTCGCCGTCCCGGGGCCGGTCAGTGCTCGCTGTCCAGGTGTGCCATCTGTGCTGCCGGGTACCGCTCGCCGACCGCCGCGCCCGCCGGGACGGCCTTCTCGATCGCGGCCAGGTCGGCGGCGTCGAGCGTGATGTCCAGGGCGCCGAGGGCTTCCGCGAGCCGGTCCCGGCGGCGGGCGCCCACCAGCGGGACGATGTCCGCGCCCTGTCGCCCGGCCTGGGCGAGGACCCAGGCGATCGCGGTCTGCGCGACCGTCACGCCCTTGGCCTCGGCGAGCGCCCGCAGCCGGTCCACCAGGTCCAGGTTCCGCTGGAGGTTCTCGCCCTGGAAGCGCGGACTCATGCCCCGGAAGTCGTTCGCCGCCAGCTCCCGGTCCCGGCTGAAGTGGCCGCTGATCAGTCCGCGCGACAGCACCCCGTACGCCGTGATGCCTATGCCGAGCTCGCGCGCGGTCGGCAGGATCTTCTCCTCGATGGAGCGGGAGATCAGCGAGTACTCGATCTGGAGGTCCGCGATCGGGGCCACGGCCGCCGCCCGGCGCAGGGTGTCCGCGCCGACCTCGGAGAGCCCGATGTGCCGCACGTGCCCCGCCTCGACCAGCTCGGCGATGGCGCCGACGGTCTCCTCGATCGGCACGTCCGGGTCGACGCGGGCGATCCGGTAGATGTCGATGTGGCCGGTGCCCAGGCGCTGGAGCGAGTAGGCCGCGAAGTTCTTCACGGCGGCCGGCCGCCCGTCGTACCCGGTGAAGCCGCCCTCGACCGTGCGGAGCGCGCCGAACTTCACGCTGGTCAGCGCCTGCTCGCGGGCGGCGACGGGCGCGCTCCGCAGCGCCTCGGCGATCAGCAGTTCGTTGTGCCCCATCCCGTAGAAGTCGCCCGTGTCGAGCAGGGTCACCCCCGCGTCCAGGGCGGCGTGGATCGTCGCGATCGACTCGGCGCGGTCGCTCTCGCCGTACAGCGCGGACATGCCCATGCAGCCGAGGCCGAGGGCGGAGACCCGCGGGCCGGTGGTGCCGAGCGGGCGGGTGGGGACGGGCTGCCTGGTGGTGGTCATGGCTGTCTCCTGGGGTTCGGGAGGGGACGGACGGTGTGACACGACAACCATGACATGACCGA is part of the Streptomyces sp. NBC_00250 genome and harbors:
- a CDS encoding metal ABC transporter ATP-binding protein — its product is MAAPEAEPVISVRGASAALGARPVLRGVDLTVRRGEVVALLGANGSGKSTAVRSVIGQVPLTGGTIELFGTERKRFRDWARVGYVPQRTTAASGVPATIREVVASGRLSRRRFGWLTKDDKAAVERAIGLVGLADRAKDSVSALSGGQHQRVLIARALASEPELLIMDEPMAGVDLASQEILASTLREQVAGGTSVLLVLHELGPLEPLIDRAVVLRDGCVVHDGPPPEALGQHALPGHDHVHPHAAGEPLRTGLLT
- a CDS encoding metal ABC transporter substrate-binding protein yields the protein MNVRRLIPTTAVAGAVALGLVTLSACGGTSDAADKGSDGKLDVVASFYPMQYLAEQIGGGHVAVETLTKPGVEPHDLELKPRQIGELGEADVVLYLKGVQPAVDDAIAQAGVENTVDAATLTKLEAHGTEVGHAGHDHAEGEHAEEEAGHDHGSEAGADPHIWLDPVKYAEVAKGVGTALEKADPANAADYRKNTDALVKKLGDLDTDFATGLKNTATKTFITTHSAFGYLAERYGLDQEGISGIDPESEPSPARIKELQDIAKKDKVTTVFFETLASDKTAKTLAGDAGLKTDVLDPLEGITETSKGDDYIEVMRSNLAALQKALGAK
- a CDS encoding glycine--tRNA ligase, with amino-acid sequence MAADKIDTIVSLSKRRGFVYPCSEIYGGQKAAWDYGPLGVELKENLKRQWWRYMVTSREDVVGIDSSVILATEVWEASGHVATFTDPLTECTSCHKRYRADHLEEAYEEKHGRLPENGFADLNCPNCGNKGTFTEPKQFSGLLSTHLGPTQDTGSVAYLRPETAQGIFTNFGQVQQTSRKKPPFGIGQMGKSFRNEITPGNFIFRTREFEQMEMEFFVKPGEDEQWQEYWMEQRWNWYTGLGLREENMRWFEHPQEKLSHYSKRTADIEYRFQFGGSEWGELEGVANRTDYDLNAHSKASGANLTYLDQETGERYTPYVIEPAAGVGRAMLAFLLDAYNEDEAPNAKGVMEKRVVLRLDPRLAPVKVAVLPLSRNPQLSPKAKGLAADLRQNWNIEFDDAGAIGRRYRRQDEIGTPFCVTVDFDTLDDNAVTVRERDTMKQERVSLDQIQSYLGSRLLGC
- a CDS encoding VC0807 family protein gives rise to the protein MSAHEGPPAVPATATDERPGPPARSGAASAIGWVLTIGLNVVAPILTYNTLTEDHGWSEFAALLAGSAWPVLDSAIMVAWRRKIDEFAVVTLVFLVITALVSLIGAHTGRALLIKDSGMTGLFGLLCLATLLAPRPLMFYFGRKFATDGTPASTAWWNGMWQYEGFRSTMRTMTLVWGVAYVVEAAVRVALAYALPTKTMVTLSPVMIYGVLGALGVWTAWFGKRRAAEGARRQAEAAAAAAAAAAA
- a CDS encoding TetR family transcriptional regulator is translated as MAATETLTAERILEATEEVLRRYGPAKATVVDVARVLGVSHGSVYRHFRTKAALREAVTERWLERTIVALRPYTEASGSADERLTGWLTELFTLKRRKAGGDPELMATFQVLIGENSAVVHRHEEHLVEQIARIVEDGHREGVFAAPERDYATTARAVFDATDRFHDPAHAADWSTTDIEDAFAAVISLTQRALRA
- a CDS encoding aldo/keto reductase — its product is MTTTRQPVPTRPLGTTGPRVSALGLGCMGMSALYGESDRAESIATIHAALDAGVTLLDTGDFYGMGHNELLIAEALRSAPVAAREQALTSVKFGALRTVEGGFTGYDGRPAAVKNFAAYSLQRLGTGHIDIYRIARVDPDVPIEETVGAIAELVEAGHVRHIGLSEVGADTLRRAAAVAPIADLQIEYSLISRSIEEKILPTARELGIGITAYGVLSRGLISGHFSRDRELAANDFRGMSPRFQGENLQRNLDLVDRLRALAEAKGVTVAQTAIAWVLAQAGRQGADIVPLVGARRRDRLAEALGALDITLDAADLAAIEKAVPAGAAVGERYPAAQMAHLDSEH